The Limnospira fusiformis SAG 85.79 genomic interval AACCTGCAAATCTTCCGGGTCCCACTCAGGTAAAATTTGACTAACGCAAAATACAAGCTGTTCACCAAGACTCTGGAAAGTCTTATCCTGAGCAACTGCTTTAGATATTCCCCTAAGTATATTTTCAGGAATGCGAGATAGGAGACTTACCTCGCCATTAAGTGTTAATTTATCAACTAATAATTGATACAGAGAAATCCGCGGCCACCGATTTTCTATATGTTCAAAGAAGACTTGGGATCTTTGAGTTATATCATCGTCACTGAAACAGTGTGACAGAGACAAGTTTAGATCTGCCTCCTCAAAATAGCCATAAGATTCTGTTTGTTCATGGCTCCAGGGATAGGCAGAATTTTCCGAGTCATCTAACAGTAGTGACCAGAAATCCAATGCGGTCTCATCATTGTGGCAATTAAGTTTAGTCATTGAGTAACATCCTTTGTTGACAACATAATCCAAGGTTCGGGATAGGCGGATAATGGATAATTGTTCGGGATGGTATCCCGCACCCATAGCTACAAAACTGAGAGCAGCAATTCCGCAAGTTCTCTGAGGATAAGGATAGAGTTTTACGGGCTATCAATCAAAAATTCCCAAATGCGACCCTGGGAACTGCCAAATTTTAACTTAGTTCCCGATGAAAGTTGTACCTCTTGATGATGAATGCGGTGCCACTGCTGCTTCTGTTCCTCCCAAACTAGAGTACCGTAGCGAGAGAAATCTCGCAGAAAGTAGGTCGGCGGATTGGTGGGAGACCCGTTACCATTGCGACAGAAAATCTCGGCGTGTTGATTAGAAATCCATGATTCATGCCAAACAATATCATTTTGTTCCGATCGCCCTATCTGAACCCGTCCGGCTTCTATTAGCCAGCTTTTTGATGTGACTTCCTCAGTTGTTTGCTGGAGTTTCAGATAGGCGCGGGGGAGACAATATCCTAGCGCCGTGGGTGAGTTGGCGGGTAGTTGGGTGCGAATAGCGTCCTCGGTGGGGGCTAGGAAGCCATTAAACTCAGGGTGCATATATAATATGGGCAGAGTCCAAGCTGGCTGGTTGAATTTGTAGAGGGTCAGCAACTGTTGTCTGGCGATCGCTACAGCCCGATCAATGGGCATCCTTTCTGATAAGGCTCTAGCAAAGGTTTGAATAAAACTGAGGGCTTCGCTGTCCGTAATGGAGTCCCGCATTCCTAAAACCGCTGGGACTCCATGATGGATTAATACTTTAGCCAAGCTGCTGCTGGGAATGGCGGGAAGAGTGATGTTTTGTAGAGTCGATGATAATTCCATGGCTGGGACTGCACTCCAGCAGGCATTAAATACCGCTAGAGTGATACCACAGCGCACTAGAACTTGAGCCAATTCTGTACCATTAATGGTAGTTTGCTCTTGTAGAAATAGTAAACCACCATCAGGACCCGTCAAGCCATGACCTGCATAGAAGATCACGTTATACGGTATCTGACCTAGCTGCTGGGGGGTTTCTAGTTCCGTAATTAGTTGGGCTACACTGGGCTGGATTAGTGTTTTGATGAAACAGGGTAGCCGATCGCTTCTTGATGAGTCAGATCCTGGGTCGGTGGTGTTGGCTAAAACTTCCGCAATTTGTGAGGCTTCCTTTTCTAATTCCAGCCAATGGGAATTTGTGGCTGGTGGGGTTTGACATTGGGGGATGTCGTTATGACCTAAAACTAATAAGATGTTTAGGGCTTGGATTAAGGGGCGATCGCTTAATGGTTGGACATCACAGGTAGTGCGACTAAATAACAGCCTCGGACTTAGGGAGATGGCTGGTTGTCCCGCCTGTGATTGCATAATTTCCCATGGTAGGGGAATTAAATTGGGCGATCGCACATCTAATCGTATTCTCAGCGGACATTTTTGGCCTAGGGCTAGTCCTTGACAACGGTGGAAACTGCTTTGAATTGCTCCCTGAAACAGCCACTGCCATAAATCTATTCCCAATTGTTGCATTAGTCGGCTGCTGTAGCTGGGTTTGGTTTCCAGAGCGGCTGATAATGGTGGTAGACTAAATTGCGGGTCATTCATGGCTGACTCACTCACCCCTAGGGGTAAGCTATCTGGGGAAAACATTTCTAACCAGGCTTGCCATAATTGTGAGAGGGATTCTGGCCATATACAGTCATGGTGGACATAATCGCTGGCATTGACAGAATTAAACACCCAGGTGGCGAAGTGGTTGCCTGTGGGTGAGTTCAAACGAGCGATCGCAATACTTAGGGTCGGACTGATACATTTACGCAACATTTATCCGGCTATTGCCTGACAATGCGACGATAGCACTATTACCCGTTAAGGTAACAGAGGCGGTATCCCGCAAAGCTTTTAGAAAGATTCCCAAAGCACCGTTCCAGTCCCTGGGTAGAGTGAACCCACACTCCGGACATCGGAACACTTTTGAGCCACCTAGCTGGGAATGCACATGACCACAGTGAGTACAGGTTTTGCTGGTGTATTCTTCCGTCATATCTACAACTGTGGTTCCAGTTATTTCCCCTTGATGTCTCAGGGTTAGTTTGAATCGATAATGCGCCCATGTCAGCATGGCGCGGGCAGTCTTAGACCTGATTAGACGCTTCACCTGACTGGCCATATCGGAAGTCTCGAAGGTGGGCAAAAAAATTATGCTGTAGTTGTGAGTCAAGTAGTGAGCAATTTGCTTGTGGGCCTCATCCACTAAATTCCGGATTTTAGTTCTCATTCGTTGAGCCGCTTGCCTCATCCGTCGCCTCCTTGAACGACAGGGTTCCTTGGCGATTCGGCTCATTAAATCATCCAAATGTTGACATAGCCTAGTAATGCGTCCAATATCCCCGGAGCCCAATTCCAGAAATCGTGAACCATCAAACCCGGTTATGAAAGTTCGCACACCCGGGTCTAATGCAATCACGCCAGTAGCGTCAGTTGGGGTAACGGCAACTGGTTCAGGGAAAATCGCCAACCATCGACCTTTGGTAAACACCAACTGAGTCCCTTGCCCGCAAGTTTTAGGGATGGGTTCGGAAACCATGAAAGTTAATCCTTTCGTTAGTCTTGGATACCAACTCCCTGAAGAGAAATTAGCATCGTTAAACTTGATGGCTTGAGAACTATCCCGACAGCTCCTAAACCTTGCGCCAGGACTGGCTGAAAAGGCGAGATAGGCATCAAAGATAGCATTCTGCCGAATATGGCAGGGTGTTTCTTTGACCCATTCGGGTAAGTCACTCTGCATCACTTTATTGCGTAACTTTAACTTGCTTAGTCGTTTACCACTCCGGGATAATGCAATTGCTTGGTTGTAGCAATACCGACAAGCAGCCAGCCATTTACGCCAGACTTGATTTAGCCCTGGGCTGGGGTAAATCCGGATCTTCTTTGACCTGAGTTTTGTATTTACTCCGTCCGTATAATCGGGAACTGAAGCAGTGGAGGATGGCGAGGATGTCCTCAACCATTTCTGGTTCTGGACTGAGACTTGTCTCGTTGAGAACCATGAGTGAGCACCTGTTTTGCTCACAGAGCCATCGAAACAAGTCAAATCCAAACCTTGCCAGTCGGTCTGGGTGGGCAACGACAACCATGCGGGCATCTCCTGACAAATGATGTCCCAGTCAGGCCAGCATTTTCTTTCCCTTGAAGTTGAGCCCGCCTCGGATTTCTGAGACGACTTCTGCTTCGGGGTAGAGGTTGGACAGTGCGGCCACCTGTCGGTTGAGGTCGGACTGCTGGGCGCGGCTACTAACTCTGGCATAGATAACGACTTTGCGTTTGTCACTGCCTGATTTGGCAGCAGTATATCACTCAACGTTGTATCGTCGTTGCCCAGCGGGGGTTCTGATGGTCTCGATTGAGCGATTGTCGTCCCATCTGCGGAGTGTTCTTTCATGGACTCCAAGGATTTGGGCGGCTTCCTTGGGTTTGACATATCTGGCAATAGGTTTATCCTCAACTCTTCTCGCTTATTATACCGTATTGCCGTAAAATGTTAACCTAATTTGAGATTAAATCATGCTTTGATTCGGCGACATTGAAAATTGGCATTCCCACGAGATCACCCTGAACTTCAGAGTTGGTAGACTTAACAGTTTCGCCGAGTCTCATTTTACCATAAATCTGTCGCGAAATGTGTCGCGATCGCCTAAAATCTTAAAGGATTTCTTGACAACATCTTGGCCATAGCTGCCTCGATTGGGAACTAGGGGACATCCCTCATAGACTGAACATACTAAGAAAACACCCAAATCTAACTAAAAGTCAACGAGAAACAATTTCTCCCATTAAAGCATGGTTGCTACATACAGCCTTTGAGGACCAACCTCAACAGTTTCCGGTGAGAATTTGGCGTTCCACCTGAGAATATTAAAACCTCTAAGATTTTCAAAGGAGTCGATTAATTAATGAAGTCTGATATTGGGCGCGGTCAGAGTTTCCCCCTCGGTGCTACAGTTTATCCTGATGGGGTCAATTTTTGCTTATTTTCCAAAACCTGTGCATCTTTAGAGTTGCTGTTTTTTGATGCCCAAGATGATGCCAAACCTAGCCGTGTGATCAAGTTTGACCCTCAGTATAATAAAACTTTCTACTACTGGCATATTTTTGTCAAAGGCATTAAGGCAGGGCAAATTTATGGATATCGCGCCTATGGAATGTTTGAGCCGGAATTGGGCTATAGATTTGACGCGGATAAGGTACTGCTTGACCCCTATGCTAAAGCTGTGGTTAATACCGAAAATTATAGTCGGGAAGCGGCCTCCAAACGTGGTGATAACTGTGCTAAGGCTATGAAAGCCGTAGTCGTAGACCCCAAAACTTATGATTGGGAAGATGATAAGCCGCTGGAAATCCCCTATTCTCAAACCGTAATCTATGAGATGCACGTGGGCGGTTTTACCCGCAATCCTAACTCAGGTATTCCCCCGTCTAAACGAGGAACTTATGCAGCCTTAATTGATAAGATACCTTATCTAAAAGACTTGGGAATCACTGCAGTAGAATTAATGCCTGTTCATCAATTTGATGAACAAGACGCTGTTCCGCCTCGAAAAAATTACTGGGGTTATAGTACAGTTTCCTTTTTTGCTCCCCATAGACAGTATAGTTTTAGGCGCGACCACCTCGGACCTGTTGATGAATTTCGCGATATGGTGAAAGCCCTTCATAAAGCGGGTATTGAGGTAATTTTAGATGTAGTTTATAACCACACCGCCGAGGGAAATGAGAATGGTCCGACTCTCTCATTTAGGGGGATTGACAATTCTATGTATTATATGCTGGAGGAGGAGAATCAGTCGTTTTATAGTAACTATAGTGGCTGCGGAAATACCATTAAAGCCAACCATGAAATCGCGGGACAAATGATTATTGATAGTCTGCGCTATTGGGTTTCCGAGATGCACGTGGATGGTTTTCGGTTCGATTTGGCATCAATTTTTTCCCGAAATCGTGATGGTACACCCATGGAAGATGCGCCGATTTTATGGATTATTAAATCTGACCCGGTATTGGCGGGAGCCAAACTAATTGCTGAGGCTTGGGACGCAGGGGGACTGTATGAGGTGGGGTCTTTTGCAGGCGATCGCTTTACCGAATGGAATGGACAATTTCGGGATGATGTTCGCAGTTTTGTCAAAAGTGAACCCAAACAAATCCAACGCCTAGCCTATCGAATTATGGGGAGTCCAGATATTTACCCCAAACCCGATCGCGAACCTCATTGTAGCATTAACTTTATCACCTGTCACGATGGCTTTACCCTCAATGATTTGGTTTCCTATAACCAGAAACATAATCAAGCCAATGGTGAAAATAACCGGGACGGACACAATGATAATCGCAGTTGGAATTGTGGAGTTGAGGGCTTAACTAATGATACCTATATCGAAGCCCTACGCAATCAACAAATGAAAAACTTGTGGACAATTCTGTTAGTATCCCAAGGAACTCCCATGCTGTTAATGGGTGATGAAGTCCGCCGCACCCAAAACGGAAATAATAACGCCTATTGTCAAGATAACGAGTTAGGTTGGTTTGACTGGAGTGATGTCGGTAAACACCCGGAACTATTGCGATTTGTGAAAAATCTGATCCGATTTACCCAAAGACTGCAAATTTTTCGGATTGAAAGCATTTTAGTCATGGACCCCAATAGTAAATTACCTAACATTACATGGCATGGGGTACGCTTAAATAAACCCGATTGGGCAGATTATTCCCGCAGTATTGCCTTTAGTTTACGACATCCCGAAAAACAGGAATATCTTCATATTATGCTCAATTCTTATTGGGAACCCCTCCTGTTTGAGATACCTATTCTCCCAAAAGGTCAACGGTGGTATCGTATTGTGGATACAGCTTTAGCAGTCCCCAATGATTTCTGTACCGAGAAAACAGCCCCCCCAATTCAAGGGAATCACTATCGAGTCCAGGGACGCGGATCAGTTATTCTGATGGCACAGTCCCGGTAGCAATTACCAAAATACTAACTTAACCATCGCGCTATATGTCTGATATCTCTGACCGACAACAACTGTATGAAGGGAAAGCCAAAATCGTCTATACCACTGATGACCCAGAGGTGTTGCTGGCTTACTATAAGGATGATGCCACAGCATTTAACGCCCAGAAACGGGGGACGATTAAAGGGAAGGGTGAAATTAATAACACCATGTCTGGTCATCTGTTCAAACTCCTAGAGGCGGCGGGTGTTCCCACTCATTACATTGATACCCCTAGTCCTAATGAAATGCGGATCAAACGGGTGAAGATTGTTCCTGTGGAAGTGATTGTTCGTAATATCGCCGCAGGGAGTCTGTGTAAACAGACGGGAATTCCCCTGGGAACAGTTTTGCAGCCCCCTTTGGTGGAATTTTGCTATAAAAATGACCAGCTAGGTGATCCTCTACTAACTCGCGATCGCCTCTTGGTGATGAATTTGGCGACCCCAGAACAGCTTAAATCTATGGAAGACCTCAGCCGCCAGATTGACCAGATTTTGAGTGACTTTTTCAGTGAATGTGGTATCACTCTGGTAGACTTTAAGCTAGAATTTGGCATTACCTCTGATGGTCAGTTAATATTGGCTGATGAGATTAGCCCTGACACTTGTCGCCTCTGGGACCAAGCCGAAACTGACCCTAACCTCCGGGTGATGGATAAGGATCGCTTCCGTAATGACCTCGGAAATGTCGAGAGTGCTTATCAGCAAGTATTAGCTAGGATTCTCAGTCGTCTGGGTTGAACTTGCGGGTTCTACCATCAGCCCCCTTATAGGGACACGACAGGAACCCGCGAAACCCGGTTTCTCTCAGTCTTCTGGCTTCCTCAAAAGATTGTGCCAAGAAACCGGGTTGTCTCTCCGAATAATTGGGCAAAATACCTGAAAATTTCGGATTGGGTCAGGTATCTGGGACGGGAAAAGGAATTTTTCCACCTTGAGGTTGTAACATGATCGATGGCTGATTATTTGGTGTGTGGATGTCCAAGAATGTCAATAACATGGGCTTCTGTTCTTTCTGGGTTGCCTGTTTGGCAACTTCAGCAACGTTTGGGCTATCAAATTCTGCTAGTGGTAAAACCCCTCCACTGATTTTCAATGACTATCAAGGGTCTTTGGCAGTTTCTGATCAGTCTAACGATGCTCATAAGGAGTCAGAAGCGATCGCTATCCCTTCTGTCCAATCGGGGACGACCAGCTCAGACCCGACCCAGTTTCCCCTATTTCAACTCAAAAATAACGACTACCAGAAACTGGCAGATTTTCCTCGGTCCGTAAGTTCCCCATTGGTAGCACTGGAAAACGTCGATGATAGCCTTGTAGCGTCCGACAGCACCGCCAGCGCCAGAACACAGGCACACAAGGAGCCTGCCTCGACCAAGGTGGAAATGGGTCTCGCCTCCTGGTCGGAAAATCCACCCACGCCAGTATATTCGCCTTTTGAACCCTCTCTGGGTAAGCCGGAGTCAAAACAGGCGAATTTTGATGTCATGCCGTCAGCAGACCAAATAGCCATTGCTAACCTTCAGGAAAGGTCAAAGTTTAGGCTCCCTCACTCTCCACAAGACTTGGATAGTTCCACCAAAAGCCATTTATTGACCCCTCAGACACCTTTGGCTGTGTCTCAGGAGCGCGCCGCCGGGGTAAGGCCATCAGAAGACTGGTCTAGGGAGCCTCAATGGGTGGTTAATTTGATGCAGGCGATCGCCTACGAGTGTGAACATTGCAGCCTCGACGGCACTAGGGGCCAGGAAAATCTGGAGTTAGCCCAAAATAATCTACCGCCATCAGTCCCCGGAACAGGCCAGCCGGGAGAACCTGATGTGCTAATTGCTGAAGTTCTCGTATCGGGAACTGATAATGAGCAGTTGGTGGATGTTGTCTATGGGGCGATCGCAGTTCAACCAGGACGCACCGCTACCCGTTCCCAACTCCAACAAGATATTAATGCCATTTTTGCCACCGGTCTATTTAGAAACGTCCGAGCTGTCCCAGAAGATACCCCCCTGGGAGTCAGAGTCACTTTTGATGTCGAACCTAACCCTCCCCTACAGCAGGTTATTATCGAAGGAGATCAGGTTCTCCCCTCCGAGGTCGTTGATGCTAGTTTTGCTAATCAATTCGGTCAAATTATCAACCTGCGACGCATTGAAGAGGCGATCGACGATATCCAAACCTGGTACCAACAAAATGGCTATGTACTCGCCCAGGTAATTGCCGCCCCAGACGTTACCACAGAGGGGGTAGTAACTTTAAGAGTCGCTGAGGGCGTAATTTCCGAGATTATAGTTCGTTTCCTCAATGCTGATGGAGACCCAACCGACCCTGACGGTAATCCCGTTACAGGTCGCACCCGTGACTTTATTATCACCCGTGAAATTCAGTTGCAGCCCGGAGATGTCTTTAACCAAGCAACTATTCAACAGGACTTAGGTAGGGTATTCAGATTAGGCATTTTTGATGATGTCCGACTTCAGCTTGAACCTGCCCCCGAAGACCCCACCAAGGCTAATATGATTGTTAATGTCATTG includes:
- a CDS encoding CHAT domain-containing protein → MLRKCISPTLSIAIARLNSPTGNHFATWVFNSVNASDYVHHDCIWPESLSQLWQAWLEMFSPDSLPLGVSESAMNDPQFSLPPLSAALETKPSYSSRLMQQLGIDLWQWLFQGAIQSSFHRCQGLALGQKCPLRIRLDVRSPNLIPLPWEIMQSQAGQPAISLSPRLLFSRTTCDVQPLSDRPLIQALNILLVLGHNDIPQCQTPPATNSHWLELEKEASQIAEVLANTTDPGSDSSRSDRLPCFIKTLIQPSVAQLITELETPQQLGQIPYNVIFYAGHGLTGPDGGLLFLQEQTTINGTELAQVLVRCGITLAVFNACWSAVPAMELSSTLQNITLPAIPSSSLAKVLIHHGVPAVLGMRDSITDSEALSFIQTFARALSERMPIDRAVAIARQQLLTLYKFNQPAWTLPILYMHPEFNGFLAPTEDAIRTQLPANSPTALGYCLPRAYLKLQQTTEEVTSKSWLIEAGRVQIGRSEQNDIVWHESWISNQHAEIFCRNGNGSPTNPPTYFLRDFSRYGTLVWEEQKQQWHRIHHQEVQLSSGTKLKFGSSQGRIWEFLIDSP
- a CDS encoding RNA-guided endonuclease InsQ/TnpB family protein, which produces MRIYPSPGLNQVWRKWLAACRYCYNQAIALSRSGKRLSKLKLRNKVMQSDLPEWVKETPCHIRQNAIFDAYLAFSASPGARFRSCRDSSQAIKFNDANFSSGSWYPRLTKGLTFMVSEPIPKTCGQGTQLVFTKGRWLAIFPEPVAVTPTDATGVIALDPGVRTFITGFDGSRFLELGSGDIGRITRLCQHLDDLMSRIAKEPCRSRRRRMRQAAQRMRTKIRNLVDEAHKQIAHYLTHNYSIIFLPTFETSDMASQVKRLIRSKTARAMLTWAHYRFKLTLRHQGEITGTTVVDMTEEYTSKTCTHCGHVHSQLGGSKVFRCPECGFTLPRDWNGALGIFLKALRDTASVTLTGNSAIVALSGNSRINVA
- the glgX gene encoding glycogen debranching protein GlgX encodes the protein MKSDIGRGQSFPLGATVYPDGVNFCLFSKTCASLELLFFDAQDDAKPSRVIKFDPQYNKTFYYWHIFVKGIKAGQIYGYRAYGMFEPELGYRFDADKVLLDPYAKAVVNTENYSREAASKRGDNCAKAMKAVVVDPKTYDWEDDKPLEIPYSQTVIYEMHVGGFTRNPNSGIPPSKRGTYAALIDKIPYLKDLGITAVELMPVHQFDEQDAVPPRKNYWGYSTVSFFAPHRQYSFRRDHLGPVDEFRDMVKALHKAGIEVILDVVYNHTAEGNENGPTLSFRGIDNSMYYMLEEENQSFYSNYSGCGNTIKANHEIAGQMIIDSLRYWVSEMHVDGFRFDLASIFSRNRDGTPMEDAPILWIIKSDPVLAGAKLIAEAWDAGGLYEVGSFAGDRFTEWNGQFRDDVRSFVKSEPKQIQRLAYRIMGSPDIYPKPDREPHCSINFITCHDGFTLNDLVSYNQKHNQANGENNRDGHNDNRSWNCGVEGLTNDTYIEALRNQQMKNLWTILLVSQGTPMLLMGDEVRRTQNGNNNAYCQDNELGWFDWSDVGKHPELLRFVKNLIRFTQRLQIFRIESILVMDPNSKLPNITWHGVRLNKPDWADYSRSIAFSLRHPEKQEYLHIMLNSYWEPLLFEIPILPKGQRWYRIVDTALAVPNDFCTEKTAPPIQGNHYRVQGRGSVILMAQSR
- the purC gene encoding phosphoribosylaminoimidazolesuccinocarboxamide synthase, coding for MSDISDRQQLYEGKAKIVYTTDDPEVLLAYYKDDATAFNAQKRGTIKGKGEINNTMSGHLFKLLEAAGVPTHYIDTPSPNEMRIKRVKIVPVEVIVRNIAAGSLCKQTGIPLGTVLQPPLVEFCYKNDQLGDPLLTRDRLLVMNLATPEQLKSMEDLSRQIDQILSDFFSECGITLVDFKLEFGITSDGQLILADEISPDTCRLWDQAETDPNLRVMDKDRFRNDLGNVESAYQQVLARILSRLG
- a CDS encoding cell surface protein; amino-acid sequence: MGFCSFWVACLATSATFGLSNSASGKTPPLIFNDYQGSLAVSDQSNDAHKESEAIAIPSVQSGTTSSDPTQFPLFQLKNNDYQKLADFPRSVSSPLVALENVDDSLVASDSTASARTQAHKEPASTKVEMGLASWSENPPTPVYSPFEPSLGKPESKQANFDVMPSADQIAIANLQERSKFRLPHSPQDLDSSTKSHLLTPQTPLAVSQERAAGVRPSEDWSREPQWVVNLMQAIAYECEHCSLDGTRGQENLELAQNNLPPSVPGTGQPGEPDVLIAEVLVSGTDNEQLVDVVYGAIAVQPGRTATRSQLQQDINAIFATGLFRNVRAVPEDTPLGVRVTFDVEPNPPLQQVIIEGDQVLPSEVVDASFANQFGQIINLRRIEEAIDDIQTWYQQNGYVLAQVIAAPDVTTEGVVTLRVAEGVISEIIVRFLNADGDPTDPDGNPVTGRTRDFIITREIQLQPGDVFNQATIQQDLGRVFRLGIFDDVRLQLEPAPEDPTKANMIVNVIERSTGSVAFGGGFSSATGLFGTLSYREANLGGNNHQLAAEVQVGEQVLLVDLSFTDPWIAGDPYRTSYTVNAFRRRGISLVFEEGSEDVRLPNEDRPRVIRTGGGISFTRPFAENPFVDPDWVASLGFQYQRAQVTDSRERITPRDERGKLLSASESGEDDLFTVQFGLATDRRNNRQIPTSGYAFRFGTEQSIPIGSGNIFFNRVRGSYSYYIPVDFLQLVPGAPQALAFNIQAGTIMGDFPPYEAFPLGGANTVRGWREGALAAARSFVLGSVEYRFPVFSVANFLIGGALFIDGAHALGTQSSVQGNPGGIRGKPGSGIGFGGGVRIQSPLGPIRIDYGINDEGGNQIHFGIGERF